A stretch of the Vigna radiata var. radiata cultivar VC1973A chromosome 7, Vradiata_ver6, whole genome shotgun sequence genome encodes the following:
- the LOC111242114 gene encoding GDSL esterase/lipase At5g55050-like, which produces MAPFVSNNYALVFLSVLFSLAMHVAHGNNDAPSLFIFGDSTFDVGTNNFLRSKARANFPYNGIDFYHSRPTGRFSNGFNTADQIARLFGYQKSPPPFLTSQKNRNSSKNNILQGFNFASGGSGILRETGSLEWGEVVFFERQVAQFASVRERINGILGAKADTFFSKSLFLISVGSNDLFDFARNESGSIRLGAEQYLALIQVTYYSHLKKLYELGGRKFGIISVAPIGCCPAITSGNGGKCVKALNDFAVAFHSATQVLLRKLSTELEGFHYSLANSFVMTNTLLSSPSSFGLNETKSACCGRGYLNGKDGCIKADNANLCANREKFLFWDWFHPTEKVSKLAAETAFGGGIDFVSPINFSQLASSY; this is translated from the exons ATGGCACCCTTTGTCAGCAATAACTATGCTTTGGTGTTTTTATCTGTTCTCTTTTCTCTGGCCATGCACGTAGCTCATGGGAATAATGATGCGCCATCTTTATTCATATTTGGAGATTCAACTTTCGATGTTGGAACCAACAATTTTCTTAGATCCAAAGCAAGGGCCAACTTCCCCTACAACGGCATTGATTTTTATCATTCACGTCCCACAGGAAGGTTTAGCAATGGCTTCAACACTGCAGACCAAATTG CGAGGCTATTCGGTTATCAGAAGAGTCCACCACCTTTTTTGACTTCGCAGAAAAATCGAAACAGTTCCAAGAATAACATTCTGCAGGGTTTTAATTTCGCGTCAGGAGGATCAGGAATTCTTAGAGAAACAGGCTCCTTGGAATGG GGAGAAGTGGTTTTCTTTGAAAGGCAGGTGGCACAATTTGCATCGGTTCGTGAAAGAATCAACGGGATACTGGGAGCAAAAGCTGATAcgtttttttcaaaatctttgtttCTAATTAGCGTCGGAAGCAACGATCTCTTCGATTTTGCACGTAACGAAAGTGGCTCCATTCGTTTGGGCGCAGAACAATATTTAGCTCTTATACAAGTCACATACTACTCTCATTTAAAG AAGCTTTACGAGTTGGGAGGTAGAAAATTTGGCATCATAAGCGTTGCACCCATAGGTTGCTGTCCTGCTATAACGTCTGGCAATGGAGGAAAGTGTGTGAAAGCACTGAATGATTTTGCAGTTGCGTTCCATTCAGCAACTCAAGTTCTTCTCCGAAAGTTGAGTACAGAATTGGAAGGCTTCCACTACTCACTTGCTAACTCTTTTGTAATGACCAATACCTTGTTAAGCAGTCCATCCTCCTTCG GGTTGAATGAAACGAAGTCAGCATGTTGCGGAAGAGGGTATCTGAATGGAAAAGATGGATGCATAAAAGCTGACAACGCTAATCTTTGTGCAAATCGAGAAAAGTTTTTGTTTTGGGATTGGTTTCATCCTACTGAGAAAGTTTCCAAATTGGCTGCTGAGACAGCATTCGGAGGAGGCATCGACTTTGTTAGTCCAATCAATTTTAGCCAGTTAGCTTCTTCCTATTGA